A portion of the Pedobacter cryoconitis genome contains these proteins:
- a CDS encoding AraC family transcriptional regulator, producing the protein MKIIPIRHINETRKEPGLSGNFSIRNLSDLLAGQDMLQELHRHDFFYVLVLNKGIGDHEIDFTTYTICDHSVFFMRPGQVHQLRLKAKSTGYLIQFGNEFFCSNEKVSNQLLRKAGSFNYYQFNPDKFQKLLAILNHIFQEYTVKEGKYQQVIKANMDVFLIELIRQQNKDISEHDNLYSQEIMEKFSELLEKHAVEHKQVTQYAAMLNLSTYQLNSIAKSMLGKTCSALINAYMILEAKRNLLATANQINQIACHLGYEDVSYFIRFFKKHTGYSPEMFRHNLK; encoded by the coding sequence ATGAAAATCATACCGATCAGGCATATCAATGAAACACGAAAAGAACCGGGTTTATCGGGAAACTTTAGCATCCGGAACCTCAGTGATTTACTTGCCGGACAAGATATGCTACAGGAGCTTCACAGACATGATTTCTTTTATGTTCTTGTTTTAAACAAAGGTATTGGTGATCATGAGATTGATTTTACAACCTATACTATTTGTGATCATTCAGTTTTCTTTATGCGTCCAGGGCAGGTACATCAACTCCGGTTAAAGGCAAAAAGTACTGGGTACCTGATCCAATTTGGAAATGAATTCTTTTGCTCAAATGAAAAAGTATCAAACCAGCTATTGCGCAAAGCAGGCAGTTTCAATTATTATCAGTTTAATCCTGATAAATTTCAAAAGCTACTGGCCATATTAAATCATATTTTCCAGGAATATACTGTCAAAGAAGGGAAATATCAGCAAGTTATTAAAGCAAATATGGATGTTTTCCTGATTGAGCTTATCAGGCAGCAAAACAAAGATATTTCTGAACATGACAACCTCTATTCGCAGGAAATAATGGAAAAGTTCTCAGAATTATTAGAAAAGCATGCTGTTGAACATAAACAAGTAACTCAATATGCAGCTATGCTAAATCTTTCTACGTATCAGCTTAATTCAATCGCTAAGTCAATGCTGGGCAAAACTTGTTCAGCGCTCATTAATGCGTATATGATATTGGAAGCGAAAAGAAATCTTCTGGCAACAGCGAATCAAATTAATCAAATTGCCTGTCATTTAGGATATGAAGATGTTTCCTACTTTATCAGGTTCTTTAAAAAACATACCGGGTATTCTCCTGAGATGTTTAGGCATAACTTAAAATAA
- a CDS encoding SDR family oxidoreductase: MIKENNQTLILVTGGTGFVGIHAIHQLLQKGYQVKTTIRSLDRKKEILAMLKTAGIIQFDKLKFIEADLTRDANWDEAAKDCDYVLHIASPINLKIPKDENEMIKPAVEGTFRVLKAARNAGVKRVVMTSNFGAVGYSNKVKTALITEESWTDPAEKGLSAYNKSKVLAELAAWDFIKTEGQGLELAVINPMGIFGPSFNADLSSGYELLKSILDGTMKTIPNLVLGIVDVRDVADLHIRAMTNPAANGQRFIALAGGTMSLPQISQFLKQELPEAAKNASTKTLPDWLVRLAAIFSPKARAIVPMLGINRNASNEKARKLLGWQPRTNEQAVLAAAESLLKYNLNKI, translated from the coding sequence ATGATAAAGGAAAACAACCAAACACTTATTTTAGTAACAGGCGGTACAGGCTTTGTGGGTATTCACGCTATCCATCAGTTGTTGCAAAAAGGTTATCAGGTAAAAACTACAATTCGTTCTTTAGACCGTAAAAAAGAAATACTGGCCATGCTAAAAACAGCCGGCATTATTCAATTTGATAAGCTTAAATTTATAGAAGCAGATTTAACCAGAGATGCAAATTGGGATGAAGCAGCAAAAGACTGCGACTATGTTTTACACATTGCATCCCCTATTAATTTAAAAATACCTAAAGACGAAAATGAAATGATAAAACCTGCAGTAGAAGGAACATTTCGTGTATTGAAAGCCGCAAGAAATGCAGGTGTAAAACGCGTTGTCATGACTTCTAATTTTGGAGCTGTTGGCTATAGCAATAAAGTCAAAACTGCCTTAATTACAGAAGAGAGCTGGACTGATCCCGCTGAAAAGGGATTATCAGCATACAATAAGTCTAAAGTCCTGGCCGAACTTGCTGCCTGGGATTTTATCAAAACAGAAGGCCAGGGCTTAGAACTTGCGGTGATTAATCCAATGGGAATTTTCGGTCCATCATTCAATGCTGATTTATCAAGCGGATATGAATTATTGAAAAGCATATTAGATGGCACCATGAAAACCATACCCAATTTGGTTTTGGGTATTGTGGACGTTCGTGATGTAGCAGACTTACACATTCGTGCGATGACAAATCCTGCAGCTAATGGGCAACGTTTTATTGCACTGGCAGGTGGCACCATGTCTCTGCCGCAGATCTCTCAATTCTTGAAACAGGAGCTACCAGAGGCTGCAAAAAATGCGTCAACAAAAACGTTACCGGATTGGCTTGTTCGTTTGGCTGCAATATTCAGTCCGAAAGCAAGGGCAATTGTACCAATGCTGGGCATCAATCGCAATGCGAGCAATGAAAAAGCAAGAAAACTTTTAGGCTGGCAACCCAGAACCAATGAACAGGCGGTTCTGGCTGCTGCAGAAAGTTTATTAAAATATAACCTGAACAAAATTTAA
- a CDS encoding DUF2200 domain-containing protein, protein MNNTRVYKMSFASVYPHYIQKAEKKRRTKDEVDEIIFWLTGYDQQMLQQQLDNRTDFETFFAQAPQINSNVSKITGVICGYRVEEIKEELMQKIRYLDKLIDELAKGKAMDKILRK, encoded by the coding sequence ATGAATAATACAAGAGTATATAAAATGTCTTTTGCATCCGTTTATCCACATTACATTCAAAAAGCAGAGAAAAAGAGGCGGACAAAAGATGAAGTAGATGAAATTATATTCTGGTTGACAGGATATGATCAGCAAATGCTGCAGCAACAACTGGACAACAGAACTGATTTTGAAACCTTTTTTGCTCAGGCACCGCAAATAAATTCAAATGTTTCAAAAATCACCGGTGTAATCTGCGGTTACCGTGTAGAAGAAATCAAAGAAGAGCTCATGCAAAAAATACGTTATTTAGATAAGCTAATTGATGAATTGGCAAAAGGGAAAGCAATGGATAAGATTTTAAGGAAGTAA
- a CDS encoding GNAT family N-acetyltransferase has translation MEEINYRNATLSDLETIVAIYNSTIPSRMVTADTEPVTVESKIKWFEQHTADKHPLWIIENKNKEIVGWISLQAFYGRPAYNGTAEISIYLEENQRGKGMGKRTLADSLSRCTALGITTVLGFIFAHNEPSLRLFRHFGFEDWGTLPHVAVLDGEEKSLKILGKRTSAE, from the coding sequence ATGGAAGAAATAAACTACAGAAATGCCACATTATCTGACCTGGAAACAATTGTAGCCATTTATAATTCAACAATTCCTTCAAGAATGGTAACGGCTGACACCGAGCCTGTAACCGTAGAGAGTAAAATAAAATGGTTTGAACAACATACTGCAGATAAACATCCACTTTGGATAATTGAAAACAAAAACAAAGAGATTGTTGGCTGGATAAGCTTACAAGCTTTTTACGGCAGACCTGCGTATAACGGTACTGCAGAAATAAGTATTTACCTGGAGGAGAATCAACGTGGTAAAGGGATGGGTAAAAGAACATTGGCTGATTCATTGAGTCGTTGCACTGCGCTGGGAATAACGACTGTTTTAGGATTTATCTTTGCACATAATGAACCTAGTTTAAGATTATTCAGACATTTTGGTTTTGAAGACTGGGGTACATTACCTCATGTAGCTGTACTAGATGGCGAAGAGAAAAGTCTTAAAATATTAGGAAAAAGAACTTCAGCTGAATAA
- a CDS encoding DUF2625 domain-containing protein, whose amino-acid sequence MSAVTFAQNKMQSLNELINQTDPAWPLVQKWIDSAKNKVQVLEFDSVEAKNVLFNTQVSTYSTLGAVIYNSGGIMVDDGWLRILGSGSKKLNRSVSEWNKGKTIQEYGDKPTYLLVADDAAGGFFAINYGAFGEDLKNVYYLAPNSLKWEPLGLGYSEFIRFCFDSDLSAFYKGLRWSTWNQFIANLDGSKSYSFRPYLWSEEGTDIEKCKRKLVSTEELFKFNMEKQKELNTKGTTEPQ is encoded by the coding sequence ATGTCAGCAGTCACCTTTGCACAAAACAAAATGCAAAGTCTGAATGAGCTAATTAATCAAACAGATCCCGCCTGGCCATTAGTTCAGAAGTGGATTGATTCTGCAAAGAATAAAGTTCAGGTGCTTGAATTTGATTCAGTTGAAGCTAAAAATGTATTGTTCAACACCCAGGTTTCCACTTATTCCACTTTGGGTGCAGTCATTTACAATAGCGGTGGAATTATGGTTGATGATGGCTGGTTAAGAATTCTGGGATCAGGAAGCAAAAAATTGAACCGTTCTGTTTCAGAATGGAACAAAGGAAAGACCATCCAGGAATATGGGGATAAACCAACTTATCTTTTAGTAGCTGATGATGCTGCCGGCGGTTTTTTTGCGATAAACTACGGGGCATTTGGAGAGGACTTAAAGAATGTTTATTACCTGGCTCCTAACAGTTTAAAATGGGAACCGCTCGGTCTTGGTTATAGTGAATTTATCCGTTTCTGTTTTGACAGCGACTTGTCTGCCTTTTATAAAGGTTTAAGGTGGTCCACATGGAATCAATTCATTGCGAACCTGGATGGAAGTAAATCTTATAGTTTCCGCCCCTACTTATGGTCAGAAGAAGGTACAGATATAGAAAAATGCAAGCGGAAATTAGTCTCAACGGAAGAGCTTTTTAAGTTCAATATGGAGAAACAAAAGGAACTGAATACTAAAGGCACCACGGAACCGCAATAA
- a CDS encoding ABC-F family ATP-binding cassette domain-containing protein yields the protein MINVNNISVSFGGTVLFSDVTFSINENDKIALMGKNGAGKSTILKIIANAAKPTSGNVTGPKDAVIAYLPQHLLTQDKVTVFEETMKAFEEVNQMQKELDEVNEQLTIRTDYESDDYMKLIERMSELSEKFYSIEETNYDAEVEKVLKGLGFERKDFTRQTSEFSGGWRMRIELAKILLKKPDLILLDEPTNHMDIESIQWLEDFLINSAKAVMVISHDRAFVDNITNRTIEVTMGKIYDYKAKYSHYLQLRADRRVHQLKAYEEQQRFIADNQEFIDRFRGTYSKTLQVQSRVKMLEKLEVIEIDEVDTSALRLKFPPSPRSGQYPVIVEDLTKTYGDHVVFEKAAMVIERGEKVAFVGKNGEGKSTMIKAIMNEIDFEGSLKVGHNAKIGYFAQNQAALLDGNLTVFETIDQIPLSDGSIKIKDLLGAFMFSGDDTTKKVKVLSGGEKTRLAMIKLLLEPVNVLILDEPTNHLDMKTKDIIKDALKDFDGTLILVSHDRDFLDGLAEKVFEFGNKRVREHFSGIKEFLAYKKMASLKEIEQG from the coding sequence GTGATTAATGTAAATAACATCTCCGTTTCATTTGGTGGAACCGTCCTGTTCAGTGACGTCACCTTTTCGATAAACGAGAACGATAAGATTGCCCTGATGGGTAAAAATGGCGCGGGCAAGTCGACCATTCTAAAGATCATTGCCAATGCGGCTAAACCTACTTCTGGTAACGTAACCGGTCCAAAGGACGCGGTAATAGCGTATTTGCCACAGCATTTGCTTACCCAGGATAAGGTTACCGTTTTTGAAGAAACGATGAAAGCTTTCGAAGAGGTCAACCAGATGCAAAAAGAGCTTGATGAGGTGAATGAGCAGCTCACTATCCGTACCGACTACGAAAGTGACGATTACATGAAGCTGATTGAACGCATGTCAGAACTGAGCGAGAAATTTTATTCGATCGAAGAGACCAATTATGATGCAGAGGTAGAAAAGGTGTTGAAAGGGCTGGGCTTCGAGCGCAAGGACTTTACCCGCCAAACTTCGGAATTTTCAGGTGGATGGCGGATGCGTATCGAATTAGCCAAAATTCTGTTAAAGAAACCTGATCTCATCTTACTTGATGAGCCTACCAACCACATGGATATCGAAAGTATACAATGGTTGGAAGATTTCCTGATCAATTCGGCAAAGGCGGTTATGGTCATCTCACACGATCGTGCCTTTGTAGATAACATTACCAATCGTACCATTGAGGTGACCATGGGTAAAATATACGATTACAAAGCAAAATATAGCCATTATCTCCAATTACGTGCTGATCGTCGTGTACACCAATTGAAAGCTTACGAAGAACAACAACGTTTTATTGCAGATAACCAGGAGTTCATAGACCGGTTCAGGGGAACTTACTCTAAAACTCTGCAGGTGCAATCGCGTGTAAAGATGCTCGAAAAGCTCGAAGTGATTGAGATCGATGAAGTAGATACTTCGGCATTACGATTGAAATTCCCACCATCACCGCGTTCTGGTCAATATCCTGTGATTGTAGAAGACCTGACTAAAACTTACGGAGATCATGTGGTGTTCGAAAAAGCAGCCATGGTAATCGAACGTGGAGAAAAAGTGGCTTTTGTCGGTAAAAATGGTGAAGGTAAATCGACCATGATCAAAGCCATTATGAACGAGATCGATTTTGAAGGAAGTTTAAAAGTAGGTCACAATGCAAAGATTGGATACTTTGCCCAAAACCAGGCTGCGTTGCTTGACGGGAACTTAACTGTATTCGAAACCATTGACCAGATTCCACTAAGTGATGGTTCTATAAAAATTAAAGACCTTTTGGGTGCCTTTATGTTCAGCGGTGATGATACTACGAAGAAAGTTAAGGTACTTTCTGGAGGAGAGAAAACCCGTTTAGCTATGATCAAGTTGCTGTTAGAACCTGTAAATGTGTTAATACTGGATGAGCCAACTAACCATTTAGATATGAAGACTAAAGATATTATCAAAGATGCGCTTAAGGATTTTGATGGAACTTTGATATTGGTATCCCATGATCGGGATTTCCTGGATGGGTTGGCTGAAAAAGTATTCGAGTTTGGAAATAAACGCGTTCGCGAGCACTTCTCGGGTATCAAAGAGTTCTTAGCCTATAAGAAAATGGCCAGCTTAAAAGAAATCGAACAAGGCTAA
- a CDS encoding TIGR04149 family rSAM-modified RiPP, with amino-acid sequence MKTLNEVQKLSRKDMRDVMGGRKPIPPAGCSCFCYEGSVKRQNSCTSFCPDGTIPGVDSLGDNGEGCGSPVH; translated from the coding sequence ATGAAAACTTTAAATGAAGTTCAAAAACTGTCAAGAAAAGACATGAGAGATGTTATGGGTGGAAGAAAACCAATTCCTCCTGCAGGTTGCAGTTGTTTTTGTTATGAAGGCAGTGTGAAAAGACAGAATTCCTGTACTTCTTTTTGTCCGGACGGCACTATTCCAGGAGTAGATTCTCTTGGAGATAACGGTGAAGGCTGTGGCAGCCCTGTTCATTAA
- a CDS encoding PhzF family isomerase, with protein sequence MKTFKIYQVDTFTKERFSGNSAGVVVNADGLSDTQMQQIARELNNSETAFIFSPDDNDSDGLIRYFTPTSEVPICGHATIAAMYAKAMEHNLDSCILRFKTKVGTLPFEIVKEDEDYQVIMTQGKFELSPAFDSTTTQQILAALGLDHSDTDERCPVQIASTGHSKVMVGIKSRQKLNALNPNYSTLIALSKQLNCNGYFVFTFESDDEDILTHGRMFAPAIGINEDPVTGNANGPLGGYLIQNKIAGFQQNLFEFNGKQGEKLNRAGVINVSVRIENDLPVLIKIKGNATVVFKTEIEI encoded by the coding sequence ATGAAAACCTTTAAAATATATCAAGTAGATACTTTCACAAAAGAGAGATTTAGCGGAAATTCAGCAGGAGTAGTTGTCAATGCCGACGGGTTAAGTGACACTCAAATGCAACAGATTGCAAGAGAATTAAACAATTCTGAAACAGCTTTTATTTTTTCTCCTGACGACAATGATTCTGATGGCCTGATCAGATATTTTACACCAACTTCTGAGGTTCCGATTTGTGGACACGCTACAATTGCCGCGATGTATGCAAAAGCTATGGAACACAATCTGGATTCTTGTATTTTAAGATTTAAAACCAAAGTTGGTACGCTTCCTTTCGAGATTGTTAAGGAGGATGAGGATTACCAGGTTATTATGACTCAAGGCAAATTTGAACTTAGTCCTGCGTTTGATTCCACAACAACTCAACAGATATTAGCTGCCTTAGGACTTGATCATTCGGATACTGATGAACGATGTCCAGTACAGATTGCGTCCACAGGACACTCAAAAGTTATGGTTGGGATAAAAAGCAGGCAAAAGCTAAATGCGCTGAATCCAAATTATAGTACTTTGATTGCGCTAAGTAAACAGCTTAATTGTAATGGATATTTTGTATTCACATTTGAATCGGATGATGAAGACATACTCACACATGGAAGAATGTTTGCTCCAGCCATCGGAATCAATGAAGACCCGGTTACAGGTAATGCAAACGGGCCATTGGGTGGATATCTTATACAGAATAAAATTGCCGGTTTTCAGCAGAATTTATTTGAATTTAATGGTAAACAAGGGGAAAAGCTCAATAGAGCCGGGGTGATAAATGTCAGCGTTAGAATTGAGAACGATTTACCAGTACTGATTAAGATAAAAGGTAATGCTACAGTGGTCTTTAAAACCGAAATTGAAATATGA
- a CDS encoding DUF2255 family protein: MNDQISELEILNYINAHTLVGIKGGTNRATFLEIWMVSVGQRIFARSWGMNNKSWFTEFVSQGVGQLKLGAHSIEVQGQQLKDEQMNKLIDQAYKDKYIQKENEPYVNEITEAKYHNFTMEFFPL, from the coding sequence ATGAACGATCAAATATCTGAATTAGAAATATTAAATTATATCAATGCTCACACGCTTGTTGGAATCAAAGGAGGGACAAACAGAGCGACATTTCTGGAGATCTGGATGGTTTCTGTTGGTCAGCGGATTTTTGCCAGAAGCTGGGGAATGAATAATAAAAGCTGGTTTACTGAATTCGTTTCGCAGGGTGTCGGGCAACTAAAACTAGGAGCGCATAGCATTGAAGTTCAAGGTCAGCAGTTGAAAGACGAGCAAATGAATAAACTGATCGATCAGGCTTATAAGGACAAGTATATTCAAAAGGAAAATGAACCCTATGTAAATGAGATCACTGAAGCGAAATATCATAACTTCACAATGGAGTTCTTTCCTTTATAA
- a CDS encoding alpha/beta fold hydrolase: MGKITVKDGTEIYYKDWGTGQPLFFHHGWPLSGDDWDGQMMFFLKQGYRVIAHDRRGHGRSSQASGGHDMDTYAADVAELTQALELKDAIHIGHSTGGGEVIRYVAKYGQGRVAKAVLISAVTPIMIQSENNPDGVPSAVFDEIREGTATQRAQYFQDFTIPFYGYNREGAKISQGVRDNWWRQGMMGGVKAHHDGINAFSETDFTEDLKSVDIPVLVLHGEDDQIVPFPISGAKAVKLLKHGKLISYPGFPHGMPTTEAETINADLLAFIKS, translated from the coding sequence ATGGGTAAAATTACAGTAAAAGACGGCACTGAAATTTATTATAAAGACTGGGGAACCGGGCAACCACTTTTTTTTCATCACGGTTGGCCTTTATCCGGTGATGATTGGGATGGACAAATGATGTTTTTTCTGAAACAAGGATACAGGGTTATTGCGCATGACCGCAGAGGACATGGAAGATCAAGTCAGGCTTCTGGCGGACATGATATGGATACTTATGCGGCTGATGTTGCAGAGCTTACACAAGCACTGGAGCTGAAAGATGCAATACATATAGGCCACTCCACTGGTGGTGGTGAAGTTATCCGTTACGTAGCAAAGTATGGACAAGGACGTGTGGCAAAAGCAGTACTTATAAGTGCTGTTACTCCAATAATGATACAATCAGAAAATAATCCGGACGGTGTTCCTTCGGCTGTTTTTGATGAGATCCGTGAAGGAACTGCAACTCAGCGCGCGCAATATTTTCAGGATTTTACGATTCCATTTTATGGCTATAATCGTGAAGGCGCAAAAATATCACAAGGTGTCAGAGATAACTGGTGGCGTCAGGGAATGATGGGTGGGGTAAAAGCACATCATGACGGTATTAATGCATTTTCAGAAACAGATTTCACTGAAGATCTTAAAAGTGTAGATATTCCTGTACTGGTTCTGCATGGTGAAGATGATCAGATTGTTCCTTTTCCTATTTCGGGGGCGAAAGCAGTGAAGCTTTTAAAGCATGGAAAACTTATTTCATACCCGGGTTTTCCTCATGGAATGCCAACAACCGAAGCTGAAACCATCAATGCAGATCTTTTAGCTTTCATTAAAAGTTAA
- a CDS encoding energy transducer TonB gives MLGSKIDLFGSEWLDVVFEQKNKSYGAYMLRRQSSSDTVKALFIAGTLFILLFLSPKIISLIKGSNTLDEHQEITREVTVQATPPVVKHETPPPAAVVPPRAKEPSVKFPPPIVVDREVETDPVQIKDLVNANPGQKNIVGDPDGQVVVTGPTGDGLAKQAAVEEDPKVYDFVNLEVQPAFPGGIAQFYTYLSKAIRFPEAAQEANVQGKVFVSFIVETNGRLTDIKVERKLGYGTDEEAIRVLKASPVWTPGIQNGIKVRVRYNIPISFSLAQ, from the coding sequence ATGTTAGGTTCAAAAATCGATTTATTTGGCAGTGAGTGGCTTGATGTAGTATTTGAGCAGAAAAACAAAAGTTATGGTGCTTATATGCTCCGCAGACAAAGTTCTTCTGACACAGTTAAAGCACTTTTTATTGCAGGAACACTTTTCATCCTGCTGTTTTTATCTCCTAAAATTATTAGCCTGATTAAAGGCAGTAATACATTGGATGAGCATCAGGAGATAACAAGGGAGGTAACCGTTCAGGCTACTCCTCCAGTAGTTAAACATGAAACTCCGCCACCTGCTGCAGTTGTACCGCCCCGTGCTAAAGAGCCCAGTGTTAAATTCCCGCCGCCAATAGTTGTGGACAGAGAGGTTGAAACAGATCCAGTGCAGATTAAGGATCTTGTGAATGCAAATCCAGGGCAGAAAAACATCGTTGGTGATCCGGATGGACAAGTTGTAGTGACAGGGCCAACCGGTGATGGACTGGCAAAACAAGCCGCGGTTGAGGAAGATCCAAAGGTTTACGACTTTGTAAACCTGGAGGTTCAGCCCGCTTTTCCTGGAGGAATAGCTCAATTTTACACCTACTTGTCCAAGGCAATTAGATTTCCTGAAGCAGCTCAGGAAGCTAATGTACAGGGTAAGGTTTTTGTATCTTTCATTGTAGAAACAAACGGTAGATTGACGGATATCAAGGTAGAAAGGAAATTGGGTTATGGCACTGATGAAGAAGCTATTCGGGTATTAAAAGCTAGTCCGGTATGGACTCCTGGTATTCAGAATGGAATAAAGGTTCGGGTAAGGTATAATATTCCGATCAGTTTCTCTCTTGCGCAATAA
- a CDS encoding class I SAM-dependent methyltransferase, with translation MNKSVEEEAENKWNNRYQEAHYAYGKGPNLFFKEWLYKFEPGAILMPADGEGRNGVFAAQLGWKVTSLDLSIAGKSKALQLAEEKHVALEYIVGDLEQLGFEKESFDAIGLIYAHFAAEKKSLFHKKMDSYLKPGGIIILEAFSKKHLELNNLDPKVGGPKDIDMLFSKAEIAADFENYEPLILEEVEAFLNEGEYHIGKSAIVRFVGRKLY, from the coding sequence ATGAATAAGTCTGTAGAAGAAGAAGCTGAAAATAAATGGAATAACCGTTATCAGGAAGCACATTATGCTTACGGGAAAGGTCCTAATTTGTTTTTTAAAGAATGGCTTTACAAATTTGAACCCGGAGCTATATTAATGCCTGCCGACGGCGAAGGGCGTAATGGAGTATTTGCTGCTCAGCTTGGTTGGAAAGTCACTTCATTGGATCTGAGTATAGCTGGAAAATCAAAGGCTTTACAACTTGCTGAAGAGAAGCATGTCGCCTTGGAGTATATCGTTGGAGATTTGGAGCAACTCGGATTCGAAAAAGAATCATTTGATGCCATCGGACTCATCTATGCACACTTTGCAGCTGAAAAGAAGTCTCTGTTTCATAAAAAAATGGATAGCTATCTTAAACCAGGAGGCATCATTATCCTGGAAGCTTTCAGTAAAAAGCATTTAGAACTGAATAACCTCGACCCTAAAGTTGGCGGGCCAAAAGATATCGATATGCTATTCTCTAAAGCAGAAATAGCTGCTGACTTTGAAAATTATGAGCCATTAATTCTGGAGGAAGTGGAAGCATTTTTAAATGAAGGAGAATATCATATTGGAAAAAGTGCCATAGTCAGGTTCGTTGGCAGAAAACTTTATTGA
- a CDS encoding helix-turn-helix domain-containing protein, with translation MKITAITSCYLGPQISPEQFVPEHIFIFILKGKMNGYDGTKHKKIEPGECCIVRKNRLARYNKQKDQNEFEKVVVIFDEEFLKKYQKKYGISAAGHFVSDVFIPLDSPSAITDFILKQLPAYESQEATIQRTDEIREKLLQLLLAIQPELVNLFFDFGKPGRIDLEAYMQQHYKFNVSLERLAYLTGRSLSAFKRDFKDIFRQTPNRWLIQRRLQEAHFLIEKEKKAPNEIYLDLGFEDLSHFSFAFKKHFGYTATALG, from the coding sequence ATGAAGATTACAGCAATAACTTCCTGCTATTTAGGTCCGCAGATTTCGCCAGAGCAATTTGTGCCCGAACACATTTTCATCTTTATACTCAAAGGTAAAATGAATGGTTATGATGGTACGAAACACAAAAAAATAGAGCCTGGAGAATGTTGCATCGTGCGTAAAAACAGGTTGGCAAGATATAACAAGCAAAAAGACCAGAACGAATTTGAAAAAGTTGTGGTCATATTTGATGAAGAATTTCTGAAGAAATATCAAAAGAAATATGGGATTTCAGCAGCAGGGCATTTTGTCTCTGATGTTTTTATTCCATTGGATAGTCCGTCTGCCATTACAGATTTCATCCTTAAGCAGCTGCCTGCATACGAAAGTCAGGAAGCAACAATACAACGTACAGACGAGATCAGAGAAAAGCTCCTCCAACTCCTGTTAGCTATACAACCAGAATTGGTCAACTTATTCTTTGACTTTGGAAAACCTGGCAGAATTGACCTGGAAGCTTATATGCAACAGCACTACAAGTTTAATGTAAGCCTTGAAAGATTAGCTTACCTTACAGGAAGAAGCCTGTCTGCATTTAAAAGAGATTTTAAAGATATATTCAGACAAACGCCTAACCGCTGGCTCATACAAAGGCGATTGCAAGAAGCTCATTTTCTTATTGAAAAGGAGAAAAAAGCACCCAATGAAATTTATCTGGATCTTGGATTTGAGGATCTGTCTCATTTTTCTTTTGCCTTTAAAAAGCATTTCGGTTATACTGCAACAGCATTGGGATAA